A part of Drosophila ananassae strain 14024-0371.13 chromosome 2R, ASM1763931v2, whole genome shotgun sequence genomic DNA contains:
- the LOC6507320 gene encoding homeobox protein caupolican, with the protein MAAYAQFGYAGYPTANQLTTANTDSQSGHGGGSPLSGTNEASLSPSGGSTATGLTAGPLSPGAVSQSSHHAGHKGHISTTPTEDAVGASGGGGDLPGGGGPTAQELPGRGGSCCENGRPIITDPVSGQTVCSCQYDPTRLAIGGYSRMALPSAGVGVYGGPYPSNDQNPYPSIGVDNSAFYAPLSNPYGIKDSSPSTEMSAWTSASLQSTTGYYSYDPTLAAYGYGPNYDLAARRKNATRESTATLKAWLSEHKKNPYPTKGEKIMLAIITKMTLTQVSTWFANARRRLKKENKMTWEPKNKTEDDDDGLMSDDEKEKDSADASGKLSSEAFDPGNQLIKTELGKAEKDIADGDQKLDHDREPHNLVAMRGLAPYATPPGGHPSMHGAYGSYAQSQNTHTHPQPHPQQLHHQQQQQQPQHHHAMQDPPYYHPGYGQEESGGDFTVQKNPLSRDCGIPVPASKPKIWSVADTAACKTPPPSAAYLGQNFYPPSVEQHHLTQQQQQQQQQHQLQLQQHPSQQQQHQQPHHSHHHLHTMELSSPLSMMSSYAGGSPYSRIPTAYTEAMGMHLPGGMSSSSGSGKVPTPISIHPAAQRVGFPEIQPDTPPQTPPTMKQQLNSSSGSNSSSSSNHSSSVASMVNILYSNEGGVGGSYGGYLAESRSGS; encoded by the exons CTGACTACCGCCAACACGGACAGCCAGAGCGGACATGGCGGAGGCTCGCCCCTGTCCGGCACCAACGAGGCCTCCCTCAGTCCCTCGGGCGGCTCGACGGCCACCGGCCTGACCGCCGGTCCCTTGAGTCCAGGTGCTGTCTCGCAGTCCTCGCACCATGCGGGTCACAAAGGTCACATCTCCACCACGCCGACTGAGGACGCTGTGGGCGCGAGCGGAGGCGGGGGCGACCTGCCAGGTGGCGGAGGACCTACCGCCCAGGAGCTGCCCGGCCGCGGAGGATCCTGCTGTGAGAACGGACGACCTATTATCACGGATCCGGTGTCGGGACAGACCGTCTGCTCCTGCCAGTACGATCCCACCCGCCTGGCCATTGGCGGCTACTCGCGGATGGCCCTGCCCTCCGCCGGCGTTGGCGTCTATGGAGGACCCTACCCGTCGAACGACCAGAATCCCTATCCCAGCATCGGGGTGGACAACTCGGCGTTCTACGCTCCACTG AGCAATCCCTACGGCATTAAGGACTCGAGTCCCAGCACTGAGATGAGCGCCTGGACGTCGGCGAGTCTGCAATCGACCACTGGTTACTACTCCTATGATCCTACACTGGCGGCCTATGG GTATGGACCCAACTATGATCTCGCCGCCAGGCGGAAAAACGCCACTCGGGAGTCTACGGCCACATTGAAGGCCTGGCTGAGCGAGCACAAGAAGAATCCCTACCCGACCAAGGGCGAGAAGATAATGCTGGCCATCATCACCAAGATGACCCTCACCCAGGTGTCCACCTGGTTTGCGAATGCCCGACGTCGCCTGAAAAAGGAGAACAAGATGACCTGGGAGCCAAAGAATAAGACcgaggacgacgacgacggcCTGATGTCCGACGACGAGAAGGAAAAGGACTCCGCAGATGCAAGTGGCAAATTGTCCTCTGAAGCTTTCG ATCCTGGCAATCAACTTATCAAAACGGAGCTGGGCAAGGCGGAAAAGGACATTGCGGATGGTGACCAGAAACTGGATCACGACAGGGAGCCGCACAACCTGGTGGCCATGCGAGGTCTGGCACCGTATGCCACGCCTCCCGGTGGCCATCCCAGCATGCACGGGGCCTACGGGTCGTATGCGCAATCTCAGAACACGCATACGCACCCACAGCCGCATCCGCAGCAGCTGcaccaccagcaacagcagcagcagccgcagcaccACCATGCCATGCAGGACCCACCCTACTACCATCCCGGCTACGGGCAGGAGGAGTCCGGGGGAGACTTTACGGTCCAAAAAAACCCGCTGAGCAGAGACTGTGGCATCCCAGTTCCGGCGAGCAAGCCCAAGATCTGGAGCGTGGCCGACACAGCCGCCTGCAAGACGCCTCCGCCCTCCGCGGCATATCTCGGCCAGAACTTCTACCCCCCATCGGTGGAGCAGCATCATCTcacccagcagcagcagcaacagcaacagcagcaccaGCTGCAGTTGCAACAGCATCcatcgcagcagcagcagcatcagcagccgCACCACTCCCACCACCACCTGCATACGATGGAGCTCAGTTCGCCGCTGAGTATGATGAGCAGCTACGCCGGCGGATCGCCATATTCGCGGATACCTACGGCGTACACCGAGGCCATGGGCATGCACCTGCCTGGGGGCATGAGCAGCTCCTCCGGCTCCGGCAAAGTGCCCACCCCTATCAGCATTCATCCGGCGGCCCAGCGGGTGGGGTTTCCCGAGATCCAGCCCGATACCCCGCCCCAAACGCCGCCCACTATGAAGCAGCAGCTGAACAGCAGCAGCgggagcaacagcagcagcagcagcaaccacaGTTCCTCGGTGGCTTCCATGGTCAACATTTTGTACAGTAACGAGGGTGGTGTTGGTGGCAGCTACGGTGGTTATTTGGCCGAAAGTCGTTCTGGTTCATAA